One Drosophila teissieri strain GT53w chromosome X, Prin_Dtei_1.1, whole genome shotgun sequence genomic window, AAGCCAAAGGTGGGAAGAGTGGGGATAGAGTGGGTCGTTCGGGGGCAGAGTGTTAGTGGAGTCGTGTGCCATTGCCAAAGTAACAGTTAAGTTTTATGGAAAGCCACTTGATTTTATTAGGAGCCCTCATAAAATCATCGTCCGTTGTAAACGCTTCGTTCAACAACGGAAATTGCCAGGACGAGGCTTGTCAGGCATCCAAACAGCCGAAGGACGTGGTCGCCACAGGACCtgcaatgcaaaaacaaactcCTAATGAGTGCAAGCTAATCCCACTTGGGGCAACAACGAGAATGCAGCGAGAAGTGGTACTTAATGTAATGTGAGGAATTAGTTCAAGTTCGATTGAACTAAAAGTTCTAGTGCTAAGCCTTATTGATTCGCGATGGGGGAGTTGTGGAAACAACAAGTATTTAAAACAAGTACTTTAAACGTATTTTAGTTGGGTAAGATTCTCCTCAAATATAAAGATTGGTCTAGCATTGCAATATTGCTTATTTCCCCTCTTGTTGCAGCGCACCACACATGTTTATGGCGCCCCCGGGCGGACCCagaaatttgttatttgttatacTCAGtattgaatttgcatttgttcCTGGAAAATTGTATCTCATCAGATACAGTTTTTTGAGCACAGCTTAATAACTTTGGCGATTCCTGGCCAGTTGATTAGTTTTAATAATAGTTAAAGATGTAGTTTTTAAGAGTCATCTTTTTCGTAAGTAAGGGGATCAACTTCCGATCACCGATGGGTGGCGATGCAGCAGAAAAAGTCGATGACGCAAGCCAAATTGGAGCGGCGAATCTGCAGCTGACAATGACCATCGATTAATGGCCGTGATTGTGCTCCACAAATGGCTCAGTCGGATCGCGGCGACACCGAAAGGTGCTTGCCCCCAACGGTGGCAAGTTGCTGGTGGCTTGTTGCTAGTCGCtagttgctggttgctggttgaTAGTTGCCAgctgcatgctgcatgttgcTGGTGGCCAGTTTGCAGCTCAAGATGCAAGGCGGAATGCCAAGCGCTGGCTATAAAACGACGCAAGCCTGGCGAACCAATTTCACTCTCACTTTGTTGGCCAACACGCGAGCTAGCGATTTGGGCCGCCGCAGTAAAACCGCGAGCGATTTCGGCGCGTTTACTTAACCACAGCAAGAGCAATCGTCTGCACTGAACAAATAGCCGTGAAAAgtgtttataaatttgtttgttttagtttttttgttttttgttttggtttgccGCTTTTGTTGGCCCGCCGCACGAATCGAATTTTAATTGAGTGACAGAAGGAAAccaaattaaaacgaaaaaaataagtgaacacacaaaataaattatatatatatatggtatatgttggtttgaataaataaagcagCAGCCATGGGAATAATGCCGCTCATACGggtaaataatgcaaaatagGATTAAGCCCATGTAATTGAAATCGAACCCACTGAAAGTTGCCCATCAAATATTGATAATGATATAAATCAGCGCCTATTTTGGTTATTTCCGCTCGATTGCTTGCCATCCCGGGCATTCAGATAATCGAAGGGAGATAATTCTTACAGATGTAATGCGATTCGCGATAgctttattaactttattattcattaaatgttttaacacACAGGATGATACACGGTAATAGTTTCAAACACCTATGGATAAAATGTACACAATTAAACCTCGTATGACATCCTTTATGgttgttaaatttttttgttccttAGTCCTGAGTGTTTTTCCAAATTGTtatacacaaattaatatttgttagCTCTTCGCAAGGAAGTAATAAAAACTTTAGAAAGATAATTGGCTagactttaaatatatataaatatagatgTGACTAGTCAATAAATGATATTTGtacataataaaataactcgGAATCCAGCCGTAAtattttataagaattttaaacAGAGAACCACACATCCCGATATGTTTGTAGTTTGGCtgttaaatgctttaaatatatttataaattatatgaaGTCAGATTAAGCTTTTGCAACGTTCTTTCACTGATACCAGTATTATTCATCCAAAAGTCAATGAGTCGCCATCGGATAATTACGCCATTCTAGATACAGTATAGATGAAACCATCCAGCCAAACCAAGCGGACCAACTAACCGCAATAAACGTGGCCAAGTCATTTCTCATCTCAAAAGATCAGATCAGATTTACCGCATACACACGGATACGAGAACGAGTACgagtatactcgtatgtgAATACAAAAACACATAGCAAACAAATGCGTTCGAGTAATAAACGCCAATGGGTGGGATGGTATTTGCTGCCATGCAGCTTATTAATAATTACCTTTATGCCAGGTTCATTGTACACACTCGGCTTAATTACGAGTATTAGTTATTAATCGCGTGTGCAGTGGAagagcaaaaataataatgtgcGACAAGAGCGGAAAACAATTGCACTTCGGTGAATAAAATTTCATAATTGcatataaatcattttaattaaattattattatgaattgcagtgaaaatatttttaatcaaacgCCTTTTTCCGACTTTTGCGTTTAATGCACTAAACGAACAACGAGCATGGCCAACTTATTgcattgatttcaatttaagtTGATTgcatttcgattcgattcgatgcgaTTCGATTCGCTCTCCTCTCACGCCCCAATATTCCGTGTTCCAGGTACTGGCCACCATCTGTTGCCTCCTGGCCACTTCCTGTGGCGCCGAGAACATCGAGGCCATTTCCACCAAGGCCGCGGACAAGGTCGAggccatcaccaccaccatgcTGACCCCCACCATCGCGGAGGACTCCAAGAGCAAGACGGAGAAGCGCGACTCATCGGATCAGACAGGTGGGCGGTGGTCGGGGGTATACATCATTATTTAATGGTTATTTCAATTGGCTGCAGTCAGTAGGAAGAGTTTTTATCCCtagaaaataatttgatttcacaGGAAAAGCCAGATTCCGTCTTCAACAATGCAAGCATGAAGGAACAAGTAGTTTTGGCTTAGCAGTATGCGAATAAAATAGAGCAGTTCCTTAAAATTCGATTATCAGGCAATTACAATTTAACAGATCTCCACTAAATGTGTTTCGAGATCCATTTCCATGATTTCGATCTTTAGCAGCTGAGAACTTACTAGTACATAACTACATTTCAGTGAAAATCTTAGAATGCCGATTTCCTTAGCAATTTCTAAGCTTAAATTCCAATTGGCGCTCCTTGAGGATTAGTCTATTTGAAATACCTTAGGCGAATGCAAATCGAGATACAATCATTCACCATTCAACCCCAAAGTATCTCCACGTACACAAATTAATCCGCCGAACATGGGGGCCCTCTCTCAATGGCAGTAACAATTTAATTGGCCAACCAACTTCAGTTAGCGCCGCAAGGTGATTTGCAGTATTTACAGTGACTGACCGCAAATTTGCCCCTGCAGGTGGTCCGTACTTGAGCCTACCGAGCAAAGACCCCCCCTTCCGACCGTACTACCCACCACCCGGCAGCCACTTTGAGGCGGAGACGCCCACGCCCATCTTCGGACCCACCACGCTGCGCTAcacggcggcggaggcggcacCACCGGCAACACAGCCACAGGTACGCAGCAACCACAGCGAGTGCATTTAATTACGGCGCCGCATTCTCTGTTTGCACCGCCCACTCACTCTCTCTTTGCCCCCCTTTGCCCCTCCTCCCCCGCAGGCGTTCTACGGACAGAGGGCGCCAccgcagcaccaccaccgctTCAGCTTTGCAGTGCCGCCGCAAGTGGAATCCTATCAGCGACAAGTCGCGTATAAGCCAGCTGCCCCCtcgccgcagccgcagccacatcagcatccgcatcagcagTCGATTTTCAATTACGGCGAACTTGAGCCGGAGGCGGGGGCAACCACACCACtggccgcccagcagcagcacggcCAGCAGGCGAAgtacctgcagcagcagcagccgcagcagaaGTTGCAGCAACGCATCCAGTACATAATCGCCATACCTCTGTCGTACATGcggcagttgcagcagcagcaacagttgcaacaacaacagcagcagcatcagttGATCTTGGGTCCACCGCCCaccagtagcagtagcagcaccagcaccagcaccaccagctcGGCACCACCCTCAGCACCCTCGGTTCCCTTGGCCAACGGCAGGCATCCGGTGGTGCAGCTGCTGGGTCCGCTGGCCCGCGACCATCAGGGCCAGTACAAGCCTTACTACCAGTCGGATGCCGCCAGCGCACCACTCGCGGGTCCCGGCGCACCACTGATCCACCAGCCGTACCTGCAAATCCCCACCAGCCTGCTGATGGCCGCcgcccagcagctgcagcagcagcaccaccagcagcagcagcaacagcagcccgTTTACGCCAAAGTGGCTGCCCCACCTGCACCACCGGCACCACCCACCTACCAGCCCGCCCAGCTGATCTACCAGCCGCAGCCACAggcgcaccaccaccaactgcagctgcagcggatCTTCCTGCAACACCCGCAGCCCCAGCAATCCACCATCTACGCCGAGCAGCCAGCTCCACTTTATGGTAAGCCAACCTTTGGAGTAACTTGATGTCCagtaaaacaaaagacaaCGCCATCGTCAGTGCCTCGACTAGCGAATACCTGTTTCACCCATCTGCACTTTAGAGGGTAGCGCTTCGCAGGGGTAAAGGGTATCTGAAAGTCCATGCACTTGACTAGAGCGTTCccctttttttgtataatcGTTTGTGACGGCTGAAACCTTGGGCTTATGTCCAGGTAATCAAAagccaataaatattaaatcctattaaatattaaagtcCTATAAAATATGACATCTACTGCCTATATTAAAGTGCAGTTTGGGAGCTGCATTCAGAGTCATTTTGGGCCAACTATGCCCTCGATTGGAGGCCAAAAACGTTTGACTTCTCGGTGGTCTGGGTAATTAGAGGCCGTAATGTGGCCGACTGGCAAAGTGCTCTTGGGGGCAGAACTCAGGCCGTGAAATCTGATGCGAGTAATCCCCTTGTTTCATTGCGCCTTTCAGCATatccgctgcagcagcaacaccaccagcaacaccagcaccagcagcaacaccagcactACCAGAAGCCGCACCAGCAACAGCCCCTGAAACAGGCGCAtcagtcgcagcagcaacacaaatACACGCCTGCAGCACCGACATCTCCGACAGCATTGACAACATCAACAACGAGCACcacagcgacagcagcagcaacagcaacagcagcaacaggaacaCCAcaggctgcagcagcaacatctacACGACAGCAACACTTGCCCCTGGTGCACTACAATCCCATTTACGTGCAGGCACCcgccgagcagcagcatccgcagcaacagcatcaatTTGCCATATTGCCACGTTTTAGCAATAATAACCCCAAGGCCGTTTACAGCCTGGCCCACGAATCAGCGGGTCCGGTCCCGGGCCCTGGATTGGTAGCTGGAtcgggagcgggagcaggaCCCATTCACGTGGTCAGATTGTCGGCGGCAAATGGGCCGCCGATCCATCACTACCACCACTACCAGCCGGCGCCTCTGCTGCAGCCGCTCTATGGCCATGCCCCGCAGCAGTATGTGTCGCCGTATGCGGCCGGCGACGAAGTGCAAGGTCCCAAGTTGCAGGTTCccgtttccggttccggttCCGGTGCCAGCTCCCTTTTGGCCGGACCCACGCCATCGCCCCTGATGACCGCGGCCTCGCCGGCCATTATACCGTACTTCAGCCATCCGGGCGCCGTGCATTATGGCACGCATTTGTACCAACCGggcgcagcaacagcactgggtgcaacagcatcagcatcagcagcatcagcatccgcaGCAGGGCCCAGAGCAGCAGGACCAAAGCAACAGTCGACCGCAACAAGTGGGGGACAGCTGCCAGGTGACAGCGGCAATATTGTGAAATATCCCTAAGGCGATCAAAGCAACAAtgacagcggcagcagcagcagcagcagcagcagcaacacaatcGCCACCAGGAGCAACATCACCACCCATTGCCCGTCATCCATCGCCCAGGGCGCGGATGGAGCTGAGCTCTAAGCTCGATTTCAGGACACGGCAACAGGAGCAGCCAAGAGCAGCCAGGACCTCCCACTCCGCCGGCGACTGTGTTCGGATTTCCCATTTGTTAtacgctgctgctgcttctgctcctgtaTTCGGTACGCTAATTACGTATTTTACTCGATTTCGAAACCCTTTCGAGCTCCCAGCTCCTTGTTGTTATGCAAATGCGGTGCCTTCGCGTTTGCTTTTCCAACTTTTAATGAGTTCGCCCGTACTCGACGGCGCTCGTTCGgtttttgtgtaaatatttaagaaattttCCAATAGACtcgccaaataaatatttgcctaagCCTACATATACGTACGTCTGCACTGTTTTAGCCTAAGAACTCGTTAtgtgtattttaatattaacaaTTATACTCACAATTATACTCATCTTATAAACCGGAAGCGgagcatttcatttcgtaAAGGATTCTATAAGTACAACCCGTTGAAAGGCGCCTTAAATTCGGATGGTTTTTCATTGGTCATATCTTGCCGTGAATGATACCGTGAATTTACCATAATCGCTATGTCGAGCCGTTTAAATTGCCACCGATGGGTTACATAATTATGCTGGTAATTCAATATTCAAGTACACATTCAGTGCAATGAGTACGAAAATGAATCAGATTGAAATTGTCGCTGGAACCGCGCATTGGTTAAATCATTAATCGCATATCCATTAATTGACTTACTCGTATATGGACTTCAGCCATGCACAGTGGGCCAAAAAGTGTTACTCGTCACCAAAATGGGAATGAAACACGcaaaaaattgataaatacaaattattctTAACTTGACgttcaattgaaatgaaaattcccATTggttttttcaatttaaaaatgaaacatCCGGCTTGACAGTGGAAAGAGCTGATTGCAATTCCAATCGTCGGctcgaaaaaaataaaaccaagtTAAGCTGGCAAAAGAGCAGTTTGCAAATATGTTAAGTTGAGCGGCAagagtgccacgcccacttcggGGaggcttcaattaaaatgtctATTAAGGAATCTGCGTCTGGCGCAGCTGTCAGAGGAGTTTGTGTTACTTCAATTTCCGTTTAACTCATTTAATAATAAGCGCCTGCATTATGCAGCAATAATTAAGAGCCACAGACAGGTGAAAATCCCCCACCTGAAATGCAATAATCACGCAGGAGCGATAGATACAGCCTGCGCTGGTAGAAATGCGGTGGGATACCAGCAAAGGTACATTTTTGGAATAAAAGCacataaacaatttgtttattttttcgagTTAGCATATCGGGCACCTCGATTGGGAAGGCGCTATAAAAATCTGCAAATCTCTAGTTTTTATAACTCGCGAGAGCTcaacgtttatacggacagacgaacggactGACAGATGGATGGGCGGACAAGGGGGCTAGTGATCATATCCAAGAATGTACTGATACACTTTAAaggtcgaaaacgcttctcGCTTCTACATACATGACAAGAAAATAGTATACTCTATTCCCCCGCTAATTATGGGTAAAAATCAATATCATCGTAGTCTAAAAAAATCCGTTCTGACTTACTTGCGGATATCGTAACTATCTTAAATATGTGTCCCGTTTTAGCATTTGGTAAAGCTTATATTTTACTATATTGCAGAACCAATCGCTGTGATATACATtctctttatttaatttaaactaaacGCATACCACgtattttttctaaatttgtgCTAGATACAATTTTATAGTGCTAGATCTACTCGGCTAGTAATCATAATCCAGACTAAGTACCGACTGAAAACCCGCCTTCTACCTGCGACTTTTTACTTTACGAATAACGAGTGCTGCGTAACTAagagtaagtaagtaagtaagatACCTCTTACTAGCTGAAGGGAGTACAAAGGAGATGGATACATGCAATTTTTAacatatcaaatatatatactgtaTTCTTGATGACTCCTATTTAGGTGACGATTTACGAATTTCATTCAGCAGAGTGAGCATGGTGTATGCTCCCTTAATCACCTGCAACAGATCGGTGATAAACAGGgtaaatgtaaaatttgtACAGCACTTACCCCCAGAAAGGTCTTCATGCTAATGGGCACTATTATACCGGATACCAGGATCAGTGGCTTCTGGCAGCGTGCGAGCATGAGGACCAGGAGCCTCCGGAACTGAACCGTTTGGGAAAGCCAGTTGCAGCTGTAGACAGCGGCCACGAGGTTCTCCCCCTCCTTGCAAACGAGCTCCGCCGCGTAGCAGAGCAGTAGGGTCTCCGTGCTGAGGGCCACCAGCAGGACCATCATGTTCATGAACCTCATGATCCCGACGTTCCCGAAGAGCAGGAAGTAGCTGATGGTGCACTGGGCACAAGCCGTGCAAAATAACTGCAGGAAGCAGGTCATCGAAAGCGATCTCTCCAGTGACTTGAAGAGGCTGCAGTTGGCGAAgaataaacataataataatagcaccaTCTTCAGTgacaacacatttttttatggCTGGGATCAAGAGGTCTGGGTTGCTCttgttaaatttgttaaattacATGACGTTTGACACGCCTAACAGTGTAACAAACGCCATCTGTCGGGAAGTTCGGGAAGTATGCATTAAGAGAAACTTATTTGATTTCTGATGCACCTTAATTACCTTCCCTTAATAGTTTTGTAATGAAAATGGCATTTAAGGTTGCAGTCCCCAAGCCacttaaaaagttttcaagttTGAAATTGAGATTTTCTCACACTCACTGCAGAATGGTCTGGTGGTCGTGGATGTACCCAATCAGAATGGCCTGTATCCGAACCGCCGGGAGAGGCGTGCCATATCCCAGTTTGGAGACCCGCAGGGCGAGCGCCTTGGTGTGGGCACTGACTAGGATGAGGTAGGTGCCCGGATAGGTGCACAGATTGGTGATCGACGTCGCATTCGCAATGAGGGCGCTCGTGTGCAGAATGGCGGCGGAGAGATAACCGGACGTGCTGTCCCGCCAATTCCATGGAATCCAGGAGGGGTACATCAGCGTGGGCTCGTTGGCCATGGCAATGTAAGCGATCCCAACTACGACGATGCACACAACGCCGCGCGAAAAGTGGCGGAAGATGAACTTGGCCAGCTCGATGCCTGCCCCAATGATCCGGCGTTCCTCGGAGGAGCCCAGCCGCCTGTCCAAGTGACAGAGCACCCGGTGGCTGCGGATCATCTCGTCGTGCATCCGAAAGACATTGATCAGCTTCAGCATGTAGAGGGTGTGCGGCATGGTCACGCAGAGGCTCTCGCAGAAGGCCTCCAGCGAGTTGGATTGAAAGAGGTTGACCAAAAAGGAGATGCCGAGGAATACGTGGAAGACCACGTTCCACACCACGGAGTACGCCGTAT contains:
- the LOC122624873 gene encoding ataxin-2 homolog, whose amino-acid sequence is MGIMPLIRVLATICCLLATSCGAENIEAISTKAADKVEAITTTMLTPTIAEDSKSKTEKRDSSDQTGGPYLSLPSKDPPFRPYYPPPGSHFEAETPTPIFGPTTLRYTAAEAAPPATQPQAFYGQRAPPQHHHRFSFAVPPQVESYQRQVAYKPAAPSPQPQPHQHPHQQSIFNYGELEPEAGATTPLAAQQQHGQQAKYLQQQQPQQKLQQRIQYIIAIPLSYMRQLQQQQQLQQQQQQHQLILGPPPTSSSSSTSTSTTSSAPPSAPSVPLANGRHPVVQLLGPLARDHQGQYKPYYQSDAASAPLAGPGAPLIHQPYLQIPTSLLMAAAQQLQQQHHQQQQQQQPVYAKVAAPPAPPAPPTYQPAQLIYQPQPQAHHHQLQLQRIFLQHPQPQQSTIYAEQPAPLYAYPLQQQHHQQHQHQQQHQHYQKPHQQQPLKQAHQSQQQHKYTPAAPTSPTALTTSTTSTTATAAATATAATGTPQAAAATSTRQQHLPLVHYNPIYVQAPAEQQHPQQQHQFAILPRFSNNNPKAVYSLAHESAGPVPGPGLVAGSGAGAGPIHVVRLSAANGPPIHHYHHYQPAPLLQPLYGHAPQQYVSPYAAGDEVQGPKLQVPVSGSGSGASSLLAGPTPSPLMTAASPAIIPYFSHPGAVHYGTHLYQPGAATALGATASASAASASAAGPRAAGPKQQSTATSGGQLPGDSGNIVKYP
- the LOC122624279 gene encoding putative odorant receptor 19b; the protein is SKNRTSIDMAKVDSTQALVSHWRIFRLTGAHPPDKRTVWGRHYTAYSVVWNVVFHVFLGISFLVNLFQSNSLEAFCESLCVTMPHTLYMLKLINVFRMHDEMIRSHRVLCHLDRRLGSSEERRIIGAGIELAKFIFRHFSRGVVCIVVVGIAYIAMANEPTLMYPSWIPWNWRDSTSGYLSAAILHTSALIANATSITNLCTYPGTYLILVSAHTKALALRVSKLGYGTPLPAVRIQAILIGYIHDHQTILHLFKSLERSLSMTCFLQLFCTACAQCTISYFLLFGNVGIMRFMNMMVLLVALSTETLLLCYAAELVCKEGENLVAAVYSCNWLSQTVQFRRLLVLMLARCQKPLILVSGIIVPISMKTFLGVIKGAYTMLTLLNEIRKSSPK